Proteins co-encoded in one Xiphophorus couchianus chromosome 16, X_couchianus-1.0, whole genome shotgun sequence genomic window:
- the znf750 gene encoding zinc finger protein 750 — METDQERKPKRPHYIPRPPGKPFKYQCFQCPFTCNEKSHLFNHMKYNLCQNSISLVSQKNGLAPRQSKVVAKAVSVKPKDCTKVLPAVQSLSSEKQGVEEKKDESRDDTEELDVGCDSPVSNDNQSVAKPNILTDRELSESDEAKALPRPSAFSPVTPNREGAEALVATVQRREDSPASNISHPSSPWARTLPFKSFTPLMVPEYPPYLMPERPLYPPYYLSRHIPVNDPNVSSFQPEFIDTQRSLVQPPIAPPQGTPFPTYPYRYCHTLHPGPPLPYTIYRPHELSIPITGHRYFSLDGYGQGFGQKDYDLYMYSHSSHNNSHSSAQGESHQSEDKTTRLSPKEGCSALGSPDRPSQANIVLRDSESSQYTTTGESETSLQLGHTSKVVEPVTKDSRQEESAETLLQLGRHRLDGGLNGSGLHVSLSDKNHQEESDNVAPLNLSKRNQNHEEKSEQRTMGCDPDNVNGTELPLNLSLRASHSSPTYSSAPSPSEDLPPTVDEDLDEEPCDQRQTAALALCQLATASSVASSGDFHSKVQTSEDSMDSTTPDSPINTKSTKRAKESGLKRRSNSQNESKFQKLSKKTKATGPTLRRRTRW, encoded by the exons ATGGAAACGGATCAGGAGCGCAAGCCAAAAAGGCCTCACTACATCCCTCGGCCGCCAGGCAAACCTTTTAAGTACCAATGTTTCCAGTGTCCTTTCACCTGTAATGAAAAGTCTCATCTCTTCAATCATATGAAATACAATTTGTGTCAAAATTCAATCTCCTTGGTGTCTCAAAAAAATGGACTAGCACCCCGACAATCAAAGGTTGTGGCAAAGGCGGTCTCTGTCAAACCTAAGGATTGTACAAAAGTCCTTCCAGCAGTCCAAAGCCTTAGTTCTGAGAAACAAGGAGTGGAAGAGAAGAAAGACGAGAGCAGAGATGACACAGAAGAGTTAGATGTTGGGTGTGACAGTCCAGTGAGCAACGACAACCAGAGTGTGGCAAAACCAAATATACTCACCGACAGAGAACTCTCAGAGAGTGATGAGGCCAAGGCTCTGCCTCGCCCATCCGCATTCTCCCCTGTCACTCCCAACCGTGAAGGTGCCGAGGCCTTGGTAGCAACTGTGCAGCGAAGAGAGGATTCACCAGCCTCTAACATCAGCCATCCAAGCAGCCCGTGGGCCAGAACTCTTCCTTTCAAATCTTTCACCCCTCTCATGGTTCCCGAATACCCTCCCTACCTCATGCCTGAACGACCCCTGTATCCGCCATACTATCTATCCAGACACATCCCCGTAAATGATCCAAACGTCTCATCTTTCCAACCGGAGTTTATAGATACCCAAAGATCTCTGGTGCAACCACCCATTGCCCCACCTCAAGGAACCCCATTCCCCACTTATCCTTACAGATACTGCCACACTCTTCACCCAGGCCCTCCTCTGCCTTACACCATTTACAGACCCCATGAGCTTTCCATTCCAATTACCGGACACAGGTATTTTTCTTTGGATGGCTACGGTCAAGGCTTTGGCCAGAAGGACTATGACTTGTACATGTATTCACATTCCAGTCACAACAACTCTCACAGCTCCGCCCAAGGGGAGAGTCACCAAAGTGAAGACAAAACAACCAGGCTAAGTCCTAAAGAGGGCTGCTCAGCTTTAGGGTCACCTGACAGACCCAGCCAAGCAAACATTGTCCTGAGAGACTCGGAGTCTTCCCAGTACACAACCACCGGTGAGTCGGAGACCTCCCTCCAGCTTGGACACACATCTAAAGTTGTGGAACCGGTCACAAAAGATTCAAGACAAGAAGAATCGGCAGAAACCTTGCTTCAGTTAGGAAGACATCGCTTAGACGGAGG GTTGAATGGAAGCGGTCTACATGTCTCCTTGTCTGATAAGAACCATCAAGAAGAATCAGACAATGTAGCTCCTCTAAACCTGTCAAAAAGAAACCAGAACCATGAGGAGAAATCTGAACAGAGGACGATGGGTTGTGATCCAGATAACGTGAACGGCACAGAGCTCCCTTTGAATCTCAGCCTCCGAGCTTCTCACAGCAGCCCAACCTACAGCTCTGCTCCAAGCCCTTCAGAGGACCTTCCACCTACAGTGGACGAAGACCTGGACGAAGAACCGTGTGACCAGAGGCAGACTGCAGCTCTGGCTCTCTGCCAGCTTGCCACTGCAAGCTCTGTAGCCTCTTCAGGTGATTTTCACAGTAAAGTCCAGACCTCTGAAGACTCAATGGACTCCACAACTCCCGACTCTCCAATAAATACCAAGTCGACTAAAAGAGCTAAAGAGAGTGGTTTGAAAAGACGTAGCAATAGCCAGAATGAGAGCAAATTTCAAAAACtgagcaagaaaacaaaagcaacaggCCCAACTCTGAGGAGGAGGACCCGCTGGTAA